From Cellulosimicrobium cellulans, the proteins below share one genomic window:
- a CDS encoding isochorismate synthase: MTAEPSATAAQPHPRPSIVVRTTRIPDLPGGLDALVDLLPDVRPLAWVRRGDGIVGWGEALRLETWGPGRFADAEAAWHETLARAVVRDEVGLPGTGPVAFGSFAFDDSAPGDDAHDPVRAGGVLVVPRVVVGRRDGRAWLTTVDTAGSLSSSPTDALRRTPRAPVMSPGEVAWHDGALRADDWAAVVAEGVERIRSGALEKVVLARDVVAHTAEPVDPRWLLARLATAYEACWTFSVDGLVGATPELLVRSEKGLVTSRVLAGTIRRGGLSDDEALLRAAQLARSSKDLEEHEYAVRSVAQALAPFCSSMNVPDAPFVLHLPNVMHLASDVTAVLARGAVAPGSSGGAAAGPTSLALAAALHPSAAVCGTPTSVARDVIREIEGMDRGRYAGPVGWLGADGDGEWGIALRSAELSATDPRSVRLFAGCGIVAASDPAAEVAESEAKLEPMRYALGGA, translated from the coding sequence ATGACTGCAGAACCGTCGGCCACGGCCGCACAGCCCCACCCCAGGCCGAGCATCGTCGTGCGGACCACCCGGATCCCCGACCTGCCCGGCGGACTGGACGCCCTCGTCGACCTCCTGCCCGACGTGCGGCCCCTCGCCTGGGTGCGGCGGGGCGACGGGATCGTGGGCTGGGGCGAGGCGCTGCGGCTCGAGACGTGGGGGCCCGGCCGGTTCGCCGACGCGGAGGCCGCGTGGCACGAGACCCTCGCGCGTGCGGTCGTGCGCGACGAGGTCGGTCTCCCGGGAACGGGGCCGGTCGCGTTCGGCTCGTTCGCGTTCGACGACTCCGCGCCCGGCGACGACGCCCACGACCCGGTCCGCGCGGGCGGGGTGCTCGTCGTGCCGCGCGTCGTCGTCGGCCGGCGCGACGGCCGGGCGTGGCTCACCACCGTCGACACCGCCGGGTCGCTCTCGTCCTCCCCGACGGACGCGCTGCGCCGCACGCCCCGCGCGCCCGTCATGTCGCCCGGCGAGGTGGCGTGGCACGACGGCGCGCTGCGGGCCGACGACTGGGCCGCGGTCGTGGCGGAGGGCGTCGAGCGCATCCGCTCGGGCGCGCTCGAGAAGGTCGTCCTGGCGCGGGACGTCGTCGCGCACACGGCGGAGCCCGTCGACCCGCGCTGGCTGCTCGCCCGCCTGGCGACGGCGTACGAGGCGTGCTGGACGTTCTCCGTCGACGGCCTCGTGGGCGCGACGCCCGAGCTCCTGGTCCGCAGCGAGAAGGGTCTCGTCACGTCGCGCGTGCTCGCGGGGACGATCCGCCGCGGCGGGTTGTCCGACGACGAGGCGCTCCTGCGGGCGGCCCAGCTCGCCCGGTCGTCGAAGGACCTCGAGGAGCACGAGTACGCCGTGCGGTCGGTCGCGCAGGCGCTCGCGCCGTTCTGCTCGTCGATGAACGTCCCCGACGCGCCGTTCGTGCTGCACCTGCCGAACGTCATGCACCTCGCGTCGGACGTGACCGCGGTCCTCGCGCGGGGAGCGGTCGCCCCCGGCTCGTCGGGCGGTGCGGCGGCCGGGCCGACGAGCCTCGCGCTCGCCGCGGCCCTGCACCCGTCGGCGGCCGTGTGCGGCACGCCGACGAGCGTCGCGCGCGACGTGATCCGCGAGATCGAGGGCATGGACCGTGGTCGGTACGCCGGGCCGGTCGGGTGGCTCGGCGCGGACGGCGACGGCGAGTGGGGCATCGCGCTGCGCTCGGCGGAGCTCTCGGCGACGGACCCCCGGTCGGTGCGGCTGTTCGCCGGCTGCGGGATCGTCGCCGCGTCCGACCCGGCGGCCGAGGTCGCCGAGTCGGAGGCGAAGCTCGAGCCGATGCGCTACGCGCTCGGCGGGGCCTGA
- a CDS encoding demethylmenaquinone methyltransferase: MPRANLDKKPSEVASMFDGIASRYDLTNDIMSFGQDRAWRRATVRAVGALPGEKVLDLAAGTGTSSEPFADDGVRVVPCDFSLGMLQVGKERRPDLPFVAGDATRLPFADGTFDAVTISFGLRNVVDTEGALREMLRVVRPGGRVVICEFSTPTWAPFRVLYQEYLVQALPRIAAAVTREGGSYEYLAESIAAWPDQVGLGRLLLRAGWEKVAYRNLSGGIVALHRGTRPA, encoded by the coding sequence ATGCCCCGCGCCAACCTGGACAAGAAGCCCTCCGAGGTCGCGTCGATGTTCGACGGGATCGCCTCGCGCTACGACCTGACGAACGACATCATGTCGTTCGGCCAGGACCGTGCCTGGCGGCGGGCGACGGTGCGCGCGGTCGGCGCGCTGCCGGGGGAGAAGGTCCTCGACCTCGCGGCCGGGACCGGGACGTCGTCCGAGCCGTTCGCCGACGACGGGGTACGGGTCGTGCCCTGCGACTTCTCGCTCGGCATGCTCCAGGTCGGCAAGGAGCGCCGGCCCGACCTGCCGTTCGTCGCCGGTGACGCGACGCGCCTGCCGTTCGCGGACGGGACGTTCGACGCCGTGACGATCTCGTTCGGGCTGCGCAACGTCGTCGACACCGAGGGCGCGCTGCGCGAGATGCTGCGCGTCGTGCGCCCGGGCGGGCGGGTCGTGATCTGCGAGTTCTCCACCCCGACGTGGGCGCCGTTCCGGGTCCTGTACCAGGAGTACCTCGTGCAGGCGCTGCCCCGCATCGCCGCCGCCGTGACGCGCGAGGGCGGCTCGTACGAGTACCTCGCGGAGTCCATCGCGGCCTGGCCCGACCAGGTCGGGCTCGGCCGGCTCCTGCTCCGCGCGGGCTGGGAGAAGGTCGCCTACCGCAACCTCTCCGGCGGGATCGTCGCGCTCCACCGGGGCACGCGCCCCGCCTGA
- a CDS encoding alternate-type signal peptide domain-containing protein, whose protein sequence is MERLTKGALAIGAGALLLLGGAGTYALWSDSQAVAEAGDISSGDLDLALGTAAWTLNGTAVADVTAVRIVPGDVLALSQPITVTAIGDSLQSTLAVSGTDTLTGDQALVDALDVAFVLDGPPSWATDNGDGTFAVAPSTAAYPAVDADVTLTFDETTPDQVATSSVVNLSSLTFTLEQHL, encoded by the coding sequence ATGGAACGCCTGACCAAGGGTGCGCTGGCGATCGGGGCGGGGGCGCTCCTCCTCCTCGGAGGGGCCGGGACCTACGCGCTGTGGTCCGACTCGCAGGCCGTCGCGGAGGCGGGGGACATCAGCTCCGGTGACCTGGACCTCGCGCTGGGGACGGCCGCCTGGACGCTCAACGGGACCGCGGTCGCGGACGTCACGGCCGTCCGCATCGTCCCGGGCGACGTGCTGGCGCTCAGCCAGCCGATCACCGTGACCGCGATCGGGGACTCGTTGCAGTCGACCCTCGCGGTCTCGGGCACGGACACGCTCACCGGCGACCAGGCGCTCGTCGACGCGCTGGACGTGGCGTTCGTGCTCGACGGCCCGCCGTCGTGGGCGACGGACAACGGCGACGGCACGTTCGCGGTCGCGCCGTCGACGGCCGCCTACCCGGCGGTCGACGCCGACGTCACGCTGACGTTCGACGAGACCACGCCGGACCAGGTCGCGACGAGCTCGGTCGTGAACCTGTCGAGCCTGACGTTCACGCTCGAGCAGCACCTCTGA
- a CDS encoding signal peptidase I, translated as MSERRHARDGARRSGPLARALGVLALGCAVAIALVGVVVPLVLGATPYTVLTGSMRPTYPPGTMVVVRPVDVERVAPGDVVTYQLASGRPEVVTHRVVAVGVGAGDERVLTTQGDANAGPDPEPVRPVQVRGTVVYAVPLLGWVSSAVSGDTRRTVAVVAAAGLLGWGAWQVAAGLRERSRRRRSPAVTP; from the coding sequence GTGTCTGAGCGCCGGCACGCGCGGGACGGCGCGCGGCGGTCCGGGCCGCTCGCCCGGGCGCTCGGCGTCCTCGCGCTCGGGTGCGCCGTCGCGATCGCGCTCGTGGGGGTCGTCGTGCCGCTCGTGCTGGGGGCGACGCCGTACACGGTCCTCACCGGGTCCATGCGGCCGACCTACCCGCCCGGGACGATGGTCGTCGTGCGGCCGGTCGACGTCGAGCGCGTCGCCCCGGGGGACGTGGTCACGTACCAGCTCGCCTCGGGCCGGCCGGAGGTCGTCACCCACCGGGTCGTCGCCGTCGGCGTGGGGGCGGGAGACGAGCGGGTGCTCACGACGCAGGGGGACGCCAACGCGGGCCCCGACCCGGAACCGGTCCGCCCCGTGCAGGTCCGCGGCACGGTCGTCTACGCGGTCCCGCTGCTCGGGTGGGTGAGCTCCGCGGTGTCGGGGGACACGCGCCGCACCGTCGCCGTCGTGGCCGCGGCCGGGCTCCTCGGGTGGGGCGCCTGGCAGGTCGCGGCGGGACTGCGCGAGCGCTCGCGGCGCCGGAGGTCCCCGGCGGTGACGCCGTGA
- a CDS encoding geranylgeranyl reductase family protein: MSRRPDGEVSTVGARLDDADVIVVGAGPAGSAAAHYCAAAGLSVLLLEKSSFPRDKICGDGLTPRAVAELVRMGVPTRAEDGWIRNEGLRVVASGRSWELAWPDLASYPSYGMARARHSFDRTLAEHAQRTGAKLLERTAVTGPVLDERTGRVVGVTARPVDDKGRRAGDEVTYRAPVVIAADGVSSRFALALGLARREDRPIGVAVRTYFRTPRHDDPWMESHLELWDGKPRESNLLPGYGWIFSLGDGTANVGLGSVSSTPARQSAANVDYKDLFATWMRNAPEEWEFTEENRLAPVRGAALPMGFNRSPLYTRGVLLVGDSGGMVSPFNGEGIAYAMQAGRAAADVVAQSRVRLTDGGRERALQTYPRIMRRELGGYYTLGRYFVKLIEHPEIMRICTRYGLPRPVVMRFVLKLLSDCYEPRGGDWVDRVIAGLTRVVPSS, encoded by the coding sequence ATGTCCCGACGACCGGACGGTGAGGTGAGCACGGTGGGCGCGAGGCTCGACGACGCCGACGTCATCGTCGTGGGCGCGGGTCCGGCGGGCTCCGCGGCGGCCCACTACTGCGCCGCCGCCGGGCTGAGCGTCCTCCTGCTGGAGAAGTCCTCGTTCCCGCGCGACAAGATCTGCGGCGACGGTCTGACGCCCCGCGCGGTGGCCGAGCTCGTGCGCATGGGCGTCCCGACGCGCGCCGAGGACGGCTGGATCCGCAACGAGGGCCTGCGCGTCGTCGCGAGCGGCCGCTCGTGGGAGCTCGCGTGGCCCGACCTCGCGTCCTACCCGAGCTACGGCATGGCCCGCGCCCGCCACTCGTTCGACCGGACCCTCGCCGAGCACGCGCAGCGCACCGGGGCCAAGCTGCTGGAGCGCACCGCCGTCACGGGCCCCGTGCTCGACGAGCGCACCGGCCGCGTCGTCGGCGTCACCGCGCGGCCCGTGGACGACAAGGGACGGCGTGCGGGCGACGAGGTCACCTACCGCGCGCCCGTCGTCATCGCCGCCGACGGCGTCTCGTCGCGCTTCGCGCTCGCGCTAGGCCTCGCGCGACGCGAGGACCGGCCCATCGGCGTCGCCGTCCGCACCTACTTCCGCACCCCCCGCCACGACGACCCGTGGATGGAGTCGCACCTCGAGCTGTGGGACGGCAAGCCCCGCGAGTCCAACCTGCTGCCCGGCTACGGCTGGATCTTCTCGCTCGGCGACGGGACCGCGAACGTCGGGCTCGGCTCGGTGAGCTCGACCCCGGCGCGCCAGTCGGCGGCGAACGTCGACTACAAGGACCTCTTCGCCACCTGGATGCGCAACGCGCCCGAGGAGTGGGAGTTCACCGAGGAGAACCGGCTCGCGCCCGTGCGCGGCGCGGCGCTCCCCATGGGCTTCAACCGGTCGCCGCTGTACACGCGCGGCGTGCTCCTCGTGGGCGACTCCGGCGGCATGGTCAGCCCGTTCAACGGCGAGGGCATCGCGTACGCGATGCAGGCCGGGCGGGCGGCGGCCGACGTCGTCGCCCAGTCGCGCGTGCGGCTCACCGACGGTGGCCGTGAGCGCGCGCTGCAGACCTACCCGCGGATCATGCGCCGCGAGCTGGGCGGCTACTACACGCTCGGCCGGTACTTCGTGAAGCTCATCGAGCACCCCGAGATCATGCGGATCTGCACGCGCTACGGGCTCCCGCGCCCGGTCGTCATGCGGTTCGTCCTCAAGCTCCTGTCCGACTGCTACGAGCCCCGCGGCGGCGACTGGGTCGACCGCGTCATCGCGGGGCTGACGAGGGTGGTGCCCTCGTCATGA
- a CDS encoding NADH-quinone oxidoreductase subunit A, with amino-acid sequence MTNPYVPLLVLMGVAAVLALGGVAASAVIGPKRYNRAKLDAYECGIEPTPHAIGGGRFPIKYYLVAMTFIVFDIEVVFLYPWAVDFATLATFGLVAMLAFLALITVPFVYEWRRGGLEWD; translated from the coding sequence ATGACCAACCCGTACGTACCGCTTCTCGTCCTCATGGGCGTGGCCGCCGTGCTGGCTCTCGGCGGCGTCGCCGCGAGCGCGGTCATCGGCCCCAAGCGGTACAACCGCGCCAAGCTCGACGCCTACGAGTGCGGCATCGAGCCCACGCCCCACGCGATCGGCGGCGGGCGCTTCCCGATCAAGTACTACCTCGTCGCCATGACGTTCATCGTCTTCGACATCGAGGTCGTCTTCCTCTACCCGTGGGCGGTCGACTTCGCGACGCTCGCGACCTTCGGCCTCGTCGCGATGCTCGCGTTCCTGGCGCTCATCACCGTCCCGTTCGTCTACGAGTGGCGCCGGGGTGGTCTCGAGTGGGACTGA
- a CDS encoding NuoB/complex I 20 kDa subunit family protein produces the protein MGIEEAPSGFLLTTIEDLAGYLRKASLWPVTFGLACCAIEMMAAGASRFDLSRFGMEVFRASPRQADLMIVAGRVSQKMAPVVRQVYDQMSEPKWVLSMGVCASSGGMFNNYAIVQGVDHIVPVDIYLPGCPPRPEMLINAILALHDQIQHEPLGVNRKEAARAAEAAALEATPTFQMKGLLR, from the coding sequence ATGGGGATCGAGGAGGCTCCCTCGGGCTTCTTGCTCACCACGATCGAGGACCTCGCGGGGTACCTGCGCAAGGCGTCGCTGTGGCCCGTGACGTTCGGGCTCGCGTGCTGCGCCATCGAGATGATGGCCGCCGGCGCGTCGCGGTTCGACCTGTCGCGCTTCGGCATGGAGGTCTTCCGGGCCTCGCCGCGCCAGGCGGACCTCATGATCGTGGCCGGGCGCGTGAGCCAGAAGATGGCGCCGGTCGTGCGGCAGGTCTACGACCAGATGAGCGAGCCCAAGTGGGTGCTGTCGATGGGCGTGTGCGCGTCCAGCGGCGGCATGTTCAACAACTACGCGATCGTGCAGGGCGTCGACCACATCGTGCCCGTGGACATCTACCTCCCGGGCTGCCCGCCGCGGCCGGAGATGCTCATCAACGCGATCCTCGCGCTGCACGACCAGATCCAGCACGAGCCGCTCGGCGTGAACCGCAAGGAGGCGGCGCGTGCCGCCGAGGCGGCGGCGCTCGAGGCGACGCCCACGTTCCAGATGAAGGGGCTGCTGCGGTGA
- a CDS encoding NADH-quinone oxidoreductase subunit C, giving the protein MVTGAGAPRTLEVVEVREGMFGVHGSGDTSGYGGLVQPVAMPGASPRPYGGWFDEVVDVLAEVLAEGGTRFEAAVERVVVDPPGAHAELTIHVHRDHLVDVCRALRDDQDLRFELSLGVSGVHFPHDVGRELHAVYHLTSITHGRRLRLEVSVPDADPHVPSTTSVYPTNDWHERETWDFFGIVFDGHPSLARIEMPDDWPGHPQRKDYPLGGIPVEYKGATVPPPDTRRSYS; this is encoded by the coding sequence CTGGTGACCGGGGCGGGCGCGCCGCGCACGCTCGAGGTCGTCGAGGTGCGCGAGGGCATGTTCGGCGTCCACGGCTCGGGCGACACGTCGGGGTACGGCGGGCTCGTCCAGCCCGTCGCGATGCCCGGTGCGAGCCCGCGGCCGTACGGCGGCTGGTTCGACGAGGTCGTCGACGTCCTCGCCGAGGTGCTCGCCGAGGGCGGCACGCGGTTCGAGGCCGCGGTGGAGCGCGTCGTCGTGGACCCGCCGGGCGCGCACGCCGAGCTGACGATCCATGTGCACCGCGACCACCTCGTCGACGTGTGCCGTGCGCTGCGCGACGACCAGGACCTGCGGTTCGAGCTGAGCCTGGGCGTGAGCGGCGTGCACTTCCCGCACGACGTCGGCCGCGAGCTGCACGCCGTGTACCACCTCACGTCGATCACGCACGGGCGTCGGCTGCGCCTCGAGGTGTCGGTGCCCGACGCCGACCCGCACGTGCCGAGCACCACGTCCGTCTACCCGACGAACGACTGGCACGAGCGCGAGACGTGGGACTTCTTCGGCATCGTCTTCGACGGCCACCCGTCGCTCGCGCGCATCGAGATGCCCGACGACTGGCCGGGCCACCCGCAGCGCAAGGACTACCCGCTCGGCGGGATCCCCGTCGAGTACAAGGGCGCGACCGTGCCCCCGCCCGACACGAGGAGGTCGTACTCGTGA
- a CDS encoding NADH-quinone oxidoreductase subunit D, whose protein sequence is MSTHTTGAPGAAPHSTRPPVGDFDEGVPSFEASGGDWADIAESAVAAAALGEERIVVNMGPQHPSTHGVLRLMLEIDGETVTEARCGIGYLHTGIEKNMEYRTWTQGVTFCTRMDYLAPLFQETAYCLAVEKLLGITDDVPERASVIRVLMMELNRIASHLVCLGTGGNEMGATTVMTIAFTAREEILRIFEAVTGLRMNNAYVRPGGVAQDVPPDLVEQVRKADPLIRRYLGQLGDLMLANPIFKGRLVGVGHLSLAGCMALGITGPVLRSTGHPYDVRKSDPYCGYETYDFDVPTATGADCYDRVVLRLEECYQSLHIVEQCLERLERTAGQPVMVGDRKIAWPAQLAIGSDGQGNSLDHIKEIMGTSMEALIHHFKLVTEGFRVPVGQAWQTVEHPRGELGVHVVSDGGTRPYRAHFRDPSFNNLQAVAAMCEGGQVADVVVAVASLDPVLGGVDR, encoded by the coding sequence GTGAGCACGCACACCACCGGCGCCCCCGGCGCCGCCCCGCACTCGACCCGCCCGCCCGTCGGGGACTTCGACGAGGGCGTCCCGAGCTTCGAGGCGTCGGGCGGCGACTGGGCGGACATCGCCGAGAGCGCCGTCGCCGCGGCCGCGCTCGGCGAGGAGCGCATCGTCGTCAACATGGGGCCGCAGCACCCGTCCACGCACGGCGTGCTCCGCCTCATGCTCGAGATCGACGGCGAGACCGTCACCGAGGCGCGGTGCGGCATCGGCTACCTGCACACCGGCATCGAGAAGAACATGGAGTACCGGACGTGGACGCAGGGCGTCACGTTCTGCACCCGCATGGACTACCTCGCGCCGCTGTTCCAGGAGACGGCGTACTGCCTCGCGGTCGAGAAGCTGCTCGGCATCACGGACGACGTGCCCGAGCGGGCGAGCGTCATCCGCGTCCTCATGATGGAGCTCAACCGCATCGCGTCCCACCTCGTGTGTCTCGGCACGGGCGGCAACGAGATGGGCGCGACGACCGTCATGACCATCGCGTTCACCGCGCGCGAGGAGATCCTGCGGATCTTCGAGGCGGTGACGGGACTGCGCATGAACAACGCCTACGTGCGTCCCGGCGGCGTCGCGCAGGACGTGCCGCCGGACCTCGTCGAGCAGGTCCGCAAGGCCGACCCGCTCATCCGCCGGTACCTCGGGCAGCTCGGCGACCTCATGCTCGCCAACCCGATCTTCAAGGGCCGGCTCGTCGGCGTCGGGCACCTCAGCCTCGCGGGCTGCATGGCGCTGGGCATCACGGGGCCGGTGCTGCGCTCGACCGGCCACCCGTACGACGTGCGCAAGTCCGACCCGTACTGCGGCTACGAGACGTACGACTTCGACGTCCCGACCGCGACCGGCGCCGACTGCTACGACCGCGTCGTGCTGCGGCTCGAGGAGTGCTACCAGTCGCTGCACATCGTCGAGCAGTGCCTCGAGCGCCTCGAGAGGACGGCCGGGCAGCCCGTCATGGTGGGCGACCGCAAGATCGCGTGGCCGGCGCAGCTCGCGATCGGCAGCGACGGCCAGGGCAACTCGCTCGACCACATCAAGGAGATCATGGGCACCTCCATGGAGGCCCTGATCCACCACTTCAAGCTCGTCACCGAGGGCTTCCGCGTCCCGGTCGGCCAGGCGTGGCAGACCGTGGAGCACCCGCGCGGCGAGCTCGGGGTGCACGTCGTGTCCGACGGCGGCACGCGCCCCTACCGGGCGCACTTCCGCGACCCGTCGTTCAACAACCTCCAGGCCGTGGCGGCGATGTGCGAGGGCGGCCAGGTGGCCGACGTCGTGGTCGCCGTCGCGTCGCTGGACCCCGTGCTGGGAGGGGTGGACCGATGA
- the nuoE gene encoding NADH-quinone oxidoreductase subunit NuoE, whose protein sequence is MTIDAGPATNGSPAGGPRPGYDAETAARLAADAAQIVARYPESRSALLPMLHLVQSEDGYVSRDGILFCAEQLGLTAAEVSAVATFYTQYKRHPNGTYTVGVCTNTLCAIMGGDAIFDELSDHLGVGHDETTEDGAITLERVECNAACDYAPVMMVNWEFFDNQTPGSATDVVDRLRAGEPVAPTRGAASVCSFKQMSRILAGFPDGRADEGVGAGEPTLAGLRLAREQGWTAPGTDQASTSPDQSSASAGGPDAGGESAPEKPVTGGEQSSAERTPTTDADVDPGGKAESPGTQPDPSKGADA, encoded by the coding sequence ATGACCATCGACGCCGGACCTGCGACGAACGGCTCGCCCGCCGGCGGGCCGCGCCCCGGGTACGACGCGGAGACGGCGGCGCGGCTCGCCGCCGACGCCGCGCAGATCGTCGCGCGCTACCCCGAGTCACGCTCGGCGCTGCTGCCGATGCTGCACCTCGTGCAGTCCGAGGACGGCTACGTCTCGCGCGACGGCATCCTCTTCTGCGCGGAGCAGCTCGGCCTCACCGCGGCGGAGGTCTCCGCGGTCGCGACGTTCTACACGCAGTACAAGCGCCACCCCAACGGGACGTACACCGTGGGCGTCTGCACCAACACCCTGTGCGCGATCATGGGCGGCGACGCGATCTTCGACGAGCTCTCCGACCACCTCGGCGTCGGCCACGACGAGACGACCGAGGACGGGGCGATCACGCTCGAGCGCGTCGAGTGCAACGCGGCCTGCGACTACGCGCCGGTCATGATGGTCAACTGGGAGTTCTTCGACAACCAGACGCCCGGCTCGGCGACCGACGTCGTCGACCGCCTCCGGGCGGGCGAGCCCGTCGCCCCGACGCGCGGCGCCGCGAGCGTGTGCTCCTTCAAGCAGATGAGCCGCATCCTCGCGGGCTTCCCCGACGGTCGCGCCGACGAGGGCGTCGGCGCGGGCGAGCCCACCCTCGCCGGACTCCGCCTCGCGCGCGAGCAGGGCTGGACCGCCCCCGGCACCGACCAGGCCTCGACCTCGCCGGACCAGTCCTCTGCCTCGGCAGGCGGGCCGGACGCCGGTGGCGAGAGCGCGCCCGAGAAGCCGGTCACCGGCGGCGAGCAGTCGAGCGCCGAGCGCACGCCGACGACCGACGCCGACGTCGACCCCGGCGGCAAGGCAGAGTCTCCCGGCACCCAGCCCGACCCGTCGAAGGGAGCGGACGCATGA
- the nuoF gene encoding NADH-quinone oxidoreductase subunit NuoF, with the protein MSEQQGTVARTTPDPLTPVLSDTWDADRSWTLASYVDRGGYAGLRAALAQDPADVVATVKASGLRGRGGAGFPTGMKWGFLPAPDGGPRYLVVNADESEPGTCKDIPLMLASPQALVEGVAITSYAIGCDHAFIYVRGEVLHVYRRLLRAVEEAYEAGFLGKNVQGSGFDLDVTVHAGAGAYICGEETALLDSLEGRRGQPRLKPPFPAVAGLYARPTVVNNVESIASVPSIVARGADWFTSMGTERSAGFGLFSLSGHVTRPGQYEAPLGTTLRELLDLAGGMRGGKALKFWTPGGSSTPLFTDAHLDTPLDYESVAAAGSMLGTRALQLFDETTCVVRAVSRWTDFYAHESCGKCTPCREGTYWMKQVLARIEAGQGTESDLDLLLDTCDNILGRAFCALGDGATSPVTSSIELFRDEYEAHITEHRCPFDPAAAALFDYTPRPARVLTAGVH; encoded by the coding sequence ATGAGCGAGCAGCAGGGCACCGTGGCTCGGACGACCCCGGACCCGCTGACCCCCGTCCTGTCGGACACGTGGGACGCGGACCGGTCCTGGACGCTGGCGTCGTACGTGGACCGCGGTGGGTACGCGGGCCTGCGCGCGGCGCTCGCCCAGGACCCGGCGGACGTCGTCGCGACGGTCAAGGCGTCAGGCCTGCGCGGCCGCGGCGGCGCGGGCTTCCCGACGGGCATGAAGTGGGGCTTCCTGCCTGCGCCCGACGGCGGGCCGCGCTACCTCGTCGTCAACGCGGACGAGTCCGAGCCGGGCACGTGCAAGGACATCCCGCTGATGCTGGCGAGCCCGCAGGCGCTCGTGGAGGGCGTGGCGATCACGTCGTACGCGATCGGGTGCGACCACGCGTTCATCTACGTGCGTGGCGAGGTGCTGCACGTGTACCGCCGCCTGCTGCGCGCGGTCGAGGAGGCGTACGAGGCCGGGTTCCTGGGCAAGAACGTCCAGGGCTCGGGTTTCGACCTGGACGTCACGGTCCACGCCGGGGCGGGTGCGTACATCTGCGGCGAGGAGACGGCGCTGCTCGACTCGCTCGAGGGGCGCCGCGGGCAGCCGCGGCTCAAGCCGCCGTTCCCGGCGGTCGCGGGCCTGTACGCGCGCCCGACGGTCGTCAACAACGTGGAGTCCATCGCGAGCGTGCCGTCGATCGTCGCGCGCGGCGCGGACTGGTTCACGTCGATGGGGACCGAGCGCTCGGCCGGGTTCGGCCTGTTCTCGCTGTCCGGCCACGTGACGCGGCCGGGGCAGTACGAGGCGCCGCTCGGCACGACGCTGCGCGAGCTGCTCGACCTCGCCGGCGGGATGCGCGGCGGCAAGGCCCTGAAGTTCTGGACACCGGGCGGCTCGTCGACGCCGCTGTTCACCGACGCCCACCTCGACACGCCCCTCGACTACGAGTCGGTCGCGGCGGCGGGCTCGATGCTCGGCACGCGCGCGCTGCAGCTCTTCGACGAGACGACGTGCGTCGTGCGGGCCGTGAGCCGGTGGACGGACTTCTACGCGCACGAGTCGTGCGGCAAGTGCACCCCGTGCCGCGAAGGCACGTACTGGATGAAGCAGGTCCTGGCGCGCATCGAGGCGGGCCAGGGCACGGAGTCCGACCTCGACCTGCTCCTCGACACGTGCGACAACATCCTGGGCCGCGCGTTCTGCGCGCTCGGCGACGGCGCCACGTCGCCGGTGACGAGCAGCATCGAGCTGTTCCGCGACGAGTACGAGGCGCACATCACGGAGCACCGCTGCCCGTTCGACCCCGCCGCAGCGGCCCTCTTCGACTACACGCCCCGCCCGGCCCGCGTCCTGACGGCAGGAGTGCACTGA